The following are encoded together in the Jaculus jaculus isolate mJacJac1 chromosome 3, mJacJac1.mat.Y.cur, whole genome shotgun sequence genome:
- the LOC123459299 gene encoding transmembrane protein 248-like — protein sequence MIVINPLENLKLYISSRPPLVVFMISVSAMAIAFLTLGYFFKIKEIKSPEMAEDWNTFLLRFNDLDFCVSENETLKHLSNDTTTPESTMTSGQVRVSTQVPQTLEESGPVNISVAITLTLDPLKPFGGYSCNVTHLYSTILGHQIGLSGRQAHEEINITFTLPAAWSSDDCALHGHCEQVVFTACMTLTATPGVFPVTVQPPHCVPDPYSNATLWYKIFTTARDANTKYAQDYNPFWCYKGAIGKVYHALNPKLTIIVPDDDRSLINLHLMHTSYFLFVMVITMFCYAVIKGRPSKLRQSNPEFCPEKVALAEA from the coding sequence ATGATCGTCATCAACCCTCtggagaacctgaagctgtacATCAGCAGCCGGCCTCCGCTGGTGGTCTTCATGATCAGTGTCAGTGCTATGGCCATAGCCTTCCTGACCCTGGGCTACTTCTTCAAAATCAAGGAGATCAAGTCACCAGAAATGGCAGAGGATTGGAATACATTTCTGCTACGGTTTAATGATTTGGACTTTTGTGTATCGGAAAACGAAACACTGAAGCACCTCTCCAATGACACCACCACCCCAGAAAGCACCATGACCAGCGGGCAGGTCCGAGTATCCACCCAGGTCCCCCAGACCCTGGAGGAATCAGGCCCTGTTAACATCTCAGTGGCAATTACCCTGACTCTTGACCCTCTCAAGCCCTTTGGAGGGTACTCTTGCAATGTCACTCACCTGTACTCTACCATCCTAGGACATCAGATTGGACTGTCAGGCAGACAAGCTCACGAGGAGATAAATATCACCTTCACCCTGCCTGCTGCATGGAGTTCTGATGACTGTGCTCTCCATGGTCACTGTGAGCAGGTGGTGTTCACAGCCTGCATGACCCTCACAGCCACTCCTGGCGTCTTCCCTGTCACTGTACAGCCACCACACTGTGTTCCTGACCCATACAGCAATGCCACACTCTGGTATAAGATCTTCACAACTGCCAGAGATGCTAACACAAAGTATGCTCAAGACTACAATCCTTTCTGGTGTTACAAGGGGGCCATCGGAAAAGTGTACCATGCACTAAATCCCAAGCTCACCATTATTGTTCCAGATGATGACCGTTCATTAATAAATTTGCATCTCATGCACACCAGTTACTTCCTCTTCGTGATGGTGATAACGATGTTTTGCTATGCTGTTATCAAAGGCAGGCCCAGCAAATTACGTCAGAGCAATCCTGAATTTTGTCCTGAGAAGGTGGCTTTGGCTGAAGCCTAA